A stretch of Komagataella phaffii GS115 chromosome 2, complete sequence DNA encodes these proteins:
- a CDS encoding Component of the RSC chromatin remodeling complex: MSALERESMIQRVRPLVDNVYGITDSKGQKLGDTFKALLPRSFLDYFKVIKRPMSLQKVRINLNKKKYANVNEVIYDMAQITWNAKFYNEKDSDIYKQADILEDYIKETMIPAIRRDSSLPGFEQVIYPNLGPLPDGPNYSTPITQPPPPSIPTSHVKSEPSTRAHSAAVTPPIGQATISNPHDNLSQQAPQALQFPSEALMVTTITGHRIPESGALENDDSQYPIPQPQESYYPPQAALRSLQEKKALVEAWHKRGRPPIIDKPHEMRIKNIMRSLKKLKSSQDPRRSVYNLFDRLPSEQQHSDYFSLISDPMCFNDIRQNIKQRKYNDVEAFLNDVYKIVENNRLYYASDRHMIMDVNDLENGLKEIVDIELARPEKELTSGDMTKTPMDSVLVKGRRYRVGDWVLIANPNDPRKPIVGQIFRIWHEKEKDADFVNVCWYYRAEQTVHKEDRLFYKNEVFKTGQYRDHRASEIVGPCYVAYYTRYQRGDPDFDVEGPIFICEFRFNDGDKQFNKIRTWKACLPDEVRHVEDPIIPSPELRHFPKYYSPIRYLLPQDAKITNEKPEPTIYNLNAPPLIGAVYAGPPSLDDDLCQYASSPKIQLTKKLIPKSANNAPNPPLSGSSSRVNLSGYSPSPNDMAPNYNNLQTTPKMVNLGTPQPNGLGTPSYPGYRPSYADAAYGDQNTRPIPNTYTPPVNNYSNMTQRLNMSQVSSRYAPSKVVSTPYNELTFSTGPYSGISTSSAFTMPADVEADFNQFALQGFTRVDISNEIRRLKKQNAAKISFDELKQKQDELPLIWKRGPPVYVPNRVINNEIFQIDDSLNKIVPCRPKGDDYFAKSFERRTRSHPEMEAGEISNETEIKELIEINEAPGGGIRSVPRLGHSSKFLAWAVKKRKLDY; this comes from the exons ATGAGTGCattggaaagagaaagcaTGATACAGAGGGTAAGACCTTTGGTAGATAATGTCTACGGGATCACAGATTCCAA AGGTCAGAAGCTTGGTGACactttcaaagctttgtTACCACGGTCGTTCCTTGATTATTTCAAAGTGATCAAAAGACCGATGTCCCTACAGAAGGTAAGaatcaatttgaacaagaagaaatatgCCAATGTCAATGAAGTGATTTATGATATGGCCCAGATCACCTGGAATGCCAAGTTCTATAACGAGAAGGATTCAGACATTTATAAACAAGCGgatattttggaagattaTATAAAAGAGACCATGATTCCCGCCATTAGGCGAGATTCGTCACTTCCAGGGTTTGAGCAAGTGATTTATCCCAATCTTGGACCCTTGCCTGATGGACCTAATTATTCTACTCCGATCACCCAGCCACCACCCCCTTCTATTCCGACCTCCCATGTTAAATCAGAACCTTCAACAAGAGCCCATTCAGCTGCTGTGACACCCCCAATAGGACAGGCTACGATTTCAAATCCCCATGACAACCTTTCACAGCAGGCACCACAAGCTTTACAATTTCCATCTGAGGCACTGATGGTTACTACGATTACTGGTCATAGAATTCCTGAAAGTGGCGCACTTGAGAATGATGATTCACAGTATCCTATCCCGCAACCACAAGAGTCTTACTATCCTCCGCAAGCAGCGTTGAGATCATTACAGGAGAAGAAGGCACTAGTCGAGGCATGGCACAAGAGAGGGAGACCTCCAATTATTGATAAACCGCACGAAATGCGAATAAAGAATATTATGagaagtttgaagaagttgaaatcATCGCAGGACCCTCGTCGCTCTGTCTacaatctttttgatcGCCTTCCTTCAGAACAACAACATTCTGACTATTTCTCACTCATATCAGATCCTATGTGTTTTAATGATATTAGACAAAacatcaaacaaagaaagtACAATGATGTTGAGgcatttttgaatgatgTTTACAAGATCGTGGAGAACAATCGTTTGTATTACGCTAGCGACCGTCATATGATCATGGATGTCAATGACTTGGAAAATggtttgaaagaaattgtCGACATTGAACTTGCTAGACCAGAGAAGGAATTAACTTCTGGAGATATGACAAAGACTCCCATGGACTCTGTCCTTGTCAAAGGTAGAAGATACAGGGTTGGAGATTGGGTTTTGATCGCTAACCCAAATGACCCAAGGAAACCTATAGTGGGCCAAATATTTAGAATATGGCacgaaaaagaaaaagacgCAGACTTTGTAAATGTTTGCTGGTATTATAGAGCTGAGCAAACCGTTCACAAAGAAGACCGACTATTTTATAAGAATGAAGTGTTCAAAACTGGTCAATACAGAGACCACAGAGCTTCGGAAATTGTGGGACCTTGTTATGTTGCGTACTACACCCGATACCAACGTGGTGATCCCGATTTCGACGTGGAGGGACCGATATTCATATGCGAGTTTCGTTTTAATGATGGTGACAAACAGTTTAACAAAATTAGGACATGGAAGGCTTGTCTCCCTGATGAAGTACGTCATGTTGAGGATCCAATTATCCCTTCTCCTGAACTGAGACATTTCCCCAAGTATTATTCTCCTATTAGATATCTGTTGCCACAAGATGCAAAGATTACGAATGAGAAGCCTGAACCAACAATTTATAATCTGAATGCTCCCCCTTTAATAGGGGCTGTGTATGCAGGTCCACCAAGTCTGGATGATGATCTTTGCCAATACGCTTCAAGTCCTAAAATTCAATTAACTAAGAAATTGATCCCTAAGTCAGCCAATAATGCCCCGAACCCCCCATTGAGTGGTAGTAGTAGCAGGGTTAATTTGAGTGGTTATAGTCCATCTCCTAATGATATGGCACCTAACTATAATAACTTACAAACCACACCTAAGATGGTTAACTTGGGCACTCCCCAACCAAACGGATTAGGCACCCCTAGCTATCCAGGGTATAGGCCTTCCTACGCTGATGCAGCATATGGTGATCAAAACACTAGACCAATCCCTAATACTTACACTCCTCCTGTCAATAACTACAGCAATATGACGCAGAGATTAAACATGTCCCAAGTAAGTTCCAGATATGCCCCATCCAAAGTAGTCAGTACACCTTATAATGAGTTGACGTTCTCCACAGGACCCTATTCCGGAATTTCTACTAGTTCAGCATTCACGATGCCTGCTGATGTGGAAGCAGATTTTAACCAGTTTGCCCTTCAAGGCTTCACAAGGGTTGATATTTCAAATGAGATAAGAAGGctcaagaaacaaaatgCTGCcaagatttcttttgaCGAGCTGAAGCAGAAGCAAGATGAACTTCCACtaatttggaaaagaggTCCTCCAGTGTATGTACCCAACAGGGTGATTAACAatgagatttttcagataGATGATTCGTTGAACAAGATCGTACCTTGCAGACCCAAAGGTGATGATTATTTTGCAAAgtcctttgaaagaagaaccaGGAGCCATCCAGAGATGGAAGCAGGGGAGATAAGTAACGAGACTGAGATTAAAGAGTTAATCGAGATCAACGAAGCACCGGGTGGAGGAATCAGGAGTGTTCCCAGACTGGGCCACTCTTCTAAGTTTCTTGCTTGGGCCGTcaagaaaaggaaattgGATTACTAA
- a CDS encoding Dihydrolipoamide dehydrogenase: MLKFGQRRFLSTSRILAQAIKHDVVVIGGGPGGYVAAIKAAQLGLDTACIEKRGALGGTCLNVGCIPSKSLLNNSHLYHTIKHDTKERGINVADVQIDIGQLQNAKEKSVKQLTGGIEMLFKKNGVKYYKGSGSFVDEHTINVDPVEGGDKVELKADNVIIATGSEPSPFPGITVDEERIVTSTGALDLKEVPKRMAIIGGGIIGLEMASVWSRVGSEVTIIEYRDSIGAGMDAEVAKSTQKFLTKQGLKFKCGAKVTKGERVGEVVNIEIETTKDGKTEQFEADVLLVAVGRRPYTEGLNAEAIGLDFDNRGTLVIDSEYRTKHPHIRVIGDVTFGPMLAHKAEEEGIAAAEFIKKGHGHVNYGNIPSVMYTHPEVAWVGQNEQQLKEAGIKYKVGKFPFIANSRAKTNLDTEGFVKFLADAETQRVLGVHIIGPNAGEMIAEAGLALEYGASTEDIARVCHAHPTLSEAFKEAALGTFDKTINF, from the coding sequence ATGCTCAAATTCGGACAAAGACGTTTTCTTAGCACTTCAAGAATCCTCGCTCAGGCCATCAAACACGATGTCGTCGTGATTGGTGGTGGACCTGGTGGTTATGTCGCTGCCATTAAGGCTGCACAATTGGGTCTAGATACTGCTTGCATTGAGAAAAGAGGGGCCCTTGGAGGAACCTGTTTGAATGTTGGTTGTATCCCTTCTAAGTCTCTGTTGAACAACTCTCACCTTTATCACACCATCAAGCACGATACTAAAGAGAGAGGAATCAACGTTGCTGATGTTCAAATTGACATTGGCCAATTGCAAAATGCCAAGGAGAAATCTGTGAAGCAATTGACTGGAGGTATCGAAATGCTGTTTAAGAAAAACGGTGTCAAATATTACAAGGGTTCTGGTTCTTTCGTTGATGAACACACTATCAACGTTGATCCTGTTGAGGGAGGCGACAAAGTTGAACTCAAAGCTGATAATGTGATTATTGCTACTGGATCTGAACCTTCGCCATTCCCAGGAATTACTGTCGACGAGGAGCGTATCGTGACTTCAACTGGAGCTTTGGACTTGAAGGAGGTTCCAAAGCGTATGGCTATTATTGGTGGTGGTATCATTGGTTTGGAAATGGCTTCTGTTTGGTCTAGAGTAGGCTCTGAAGTCACTATCATTGAATACCGTGACAGTATTGGTGCTGGTATGGATGCCGAAGTTGCAAAGAGTACGCAAAAGTTCTTGACCAAGCAAGGCTTGAAGTTCAAGTGTGGTGCCAAGGTCACTAAGGGTGAACGCGTAGGCGAAGTTGTGAACATTGAGATTGAAACAACAAAGGATGGTAAAACTGAGCAATTTGAGGCTGATGTCCTATTAGTTGCCGTTGGCCGTAGACCTTACACTGAAGGCTTGAACGCCGAGGCAATTGGATTGGACTTTGACAACAGAGGAACTTTGGTCATCGACTCTGAATACCGTACCAAGCACCCTCATATTCGTGTAATTGGAGATGTTACTTTTGGTCCTATGTTGGCTCACAAGGCTGAGGAAGAAGGTATTGCCGCCGCAGAGTTTATAAAGAAGGGCCATGGTCACGTCAATTACGGAAACATTCCATCTGTTATGTACACTCACCCAGAAGTCGCTTGGGTTGGTCAGAACGAACAACAACTTAAGGAGGCTGGTATCAAATACAAAGTTGGTAAATTCCCATTTATTGCTAACTCTAGAGCTAAGACCAACTTGGACACTGAAGGATTTGTTAAGTTCCTTGCTGATGCCGAAACTCAACGTGTTCTGGGTGTTCACATCATCGGTCCCAACGCTGGTGAGATGATTGCTGAGGCTGGGCTTGCTTTAGAATACGGTGCTTCTACAGAAGATATCGCTCGTGTCTGCCATGCTCATCCTACTTTGTCGGAGGCTTTCAAGGAAGCAGCTCTGGGTACCTTTGACAAGACTATCAACTTTTAA
- a CDS encoding NAD(+)-dependent histone deacetylase — protein MNQGSLASFHEYITTDKCRTILALCGAGLSASSGLPTFRGSGGLWKNYSSMDLATPDAFNVDPGLVWQFYSYRRYKAIQAKPNNGHYALSQLSKVAASKGKKFLTLTQNVDGLSRRAHHDPEQLLELHGSLFTLKCTSFDCTYTENNNFKHPLTPQLQGCEEEWINPRKRQRRTENENENENENEDGKDAVISTTGSPEFTPVKEIPRSGLPTCPQCKTGLLRPGVVWFGESLPFKVLDQADQFIMSQKVDLILVIGTSQSVWPAAGYVNRVKLQGGKVAIFNTDEEDLEGCDGWKFLGDAAELLPQALKPLIGDITEVVENDKE, from the coding sequence ATGAACCAGGGAAGCCTAGCCAGTTTCCATGAATACATAACCACAGATAAGTGCCGTACCATATTGGCCCTTTGTGGTGCTGGACTTTCGGCGAGTTCAGGACTACCAACTTTCCGGGGGTCAGGTGGGTTGTGGAAAAATTACAGTTCGATGGATCTGGCTACCCCAGATGCTTTCAACGTTGATCCAGGGCTAGTGTGGCAATTCTACTCTTATAGACGCTACAAAGCGATCCAGGCAAAACCGAATAACGGCCATTACGCCTTGAGTCAACTTTCCAAAGTGGCAGCCTCAAAGGGTAAGAAATTCTTAACATTGACTCAGAATGTGGACGGTCTTTCTAGAAGGGCCCACCATGATCCAGAACAGCTTTTGGAGTTGCATGGAAGCTTGTTCACGCTCAAATGCACAAGTTTTGACTGCACATACACAGAGAATAATAATTTTAAGCACCCCTTGACCCCTCAATTGCAAGGTTGTGAAGAGGAGTGGATCAATCCTAGAAAAAGACAGAGACGAActgagaatgaaaatgagaaCGAGAATGAGAATGAGGATGGTAAAGACGCTGTAATTTCGACAACTGGATCTCCAGAATTCACGCCAGTTAAGGAAATTCCTAGAAGTGGGCTTCCCACATGCCCTCAATGTAAGACTGGATTATTACGTCCTGGGGTTGTCTGGTTTGGAGAATCCCTACCCTTTAAGGTGCTTGATCAAGCAGATCAATTCATTATGTCACAAAAGGTGGACCTCATACTAGTTATCGGCACCAGTCAATCTGTATGGCCCGCCGCAGGCTATGTGAACAGAGTGAAACTACAGGGTGGTAAAGTTGCCATTTTTAAtactgatgaagaagatcttgaaggGTGTGATGGGTGGAAGTTCCTGGGAGATGCAGCGGAGTTGCTCCCACAGGCATTAAAGCCACTAATAGGGGATATCACAGAAGTAGTAGAAAATGACAAAGAGTAA